A single region of the Podospora pseudopauciseta strain CBS 411.78 chromosome 1, whole genome shotgun sequence genome encodes:
- a CDS encoding hypothetical protein (COG:I; EggNog:ENOG503NWD7), which produces METDTEEATMTKWKLPTAINRSVGILGAGVLGRRIGACWASAGYKVNIRDPDTQQTNGALQYIKNEMWRYKPTVSPDKISVHGFQDLKPAVEDSWLVIECVPEKLDLKMNAFADLEKVVRPDTILGTNSSSYKSREIAAKVKPDTAKRMLNMHYYIPPDIRVVELMTSGSTHEDIFPFLEEHLKRSGMLPVMAHRESTGFLLNRVWAAIKRECLMVLSEGVASPAELDMVWNEMFVKTGVPPCELMDSVGLDTVSLIEQHYIQERNLHDPGVIAFLQKYIQEGRLGAKCSKGGLYPPGYTTKTAGQQQTPYDNLHAPTLYILDLGLNNAPEEVYQRGRILVGSADGQTPLRTIVDHQPMPDGIALCPSEGKIIWGNMGVPNKNDGSIMSCNLDGSDIKVIIPSGTVHTPKQIAVDDDCSKMYFSDREGMRVFRCNIDGSGLEVLIRNGDWATGFDDQTKWCVGLGLAPLEGKFYWTQKGPSKGSKGRIFRANIHTPPGHDASTRTDIECLFQGLPEPIDIEIDEEGKFMYWTDRGELPRGNSLNRAERGPDGQYTDHKILARNLHEAIGITLDRKNRHIYATDLGGAVYRFNMDGTGRRKFYEDEGSFAGIALCDK; this is translated from the exons ATGGAAACCGATACTGAAGAGGCCACCATGACGAAGTGGAAACTCCCCACGGCGATCAACAGATCTGTCGGCATCCTGGGAGCTGGTGTGCTAGGCCGCCGGATAGGAGCCTGCTGGGCCTCTGCCGGATACAAGGTCAACATTCGCGATCCCGACACGCAGCAAACCAATGGAGCTCTACAGTACATCAAAAACGAGATGTGGAGGTACAAGCCCACCGTCAGCCCCGACAAGATTTCCGTGCATGGTTTCCAGGACCTGAAGCCTGCCGTGGAGGACTCGTGGCTGGTTATCGAATGCGTGCCTGAGAAGCTCGACCTAAAGATGAACGCCTTTGCCGACCTCGAAAAGGTTGTCCGACCCGATACGATACTGGGAACCAACTCGTCGTCCTACAAGTCGCGGGAGATTGCGGCCAAAGTGAAGCCTGACACGGCCAAGCGCATGCTGAATATGCATTACTACATCCCGCCCGACATACGCGTTGTCGAGCTCATGACCAGCGGATCAACGCACGAGGAcatttttccttttctcgaAGAGCACCTCAAACGGTCTGGCATGCTTCCAGTCATGGCACACCGAGAGTCTACGGGCTTTCTTCTCAACCGCGTCTGGGCCGCTATCAAGCGAGAATGTTTGATGGTGCTATCCGAGGGGGTAGCCTCACCAGCAGAGCTCGACATGGTGTGGAATGAGATGTTTGTCAAGACCGGTGTTCCCCCATGCGAGCTGATGGACTCAGTAGGCTTGGACACTGTGTCACTCATCGAGCAGCACTACATCCAGGAGCGGAATCTCCACGACCCAGGCGTCATAGCCTTCCTCCAAAAGTACATCCAGGAGGGCAGGCTCGGGGCCAAGTGCAGCAAGGGCGGTCTGTACCCACCAGGTTATACCACCAAGACTGCTGGCCAACAGCAAACCCCCTACGACAACCTGCACGCTCCGACCTTGTACATCCTCGACCTTGGCCTCAACAACGCGCCAGAGGAGGTGTACCAACGTGGCCGTATCCTCGTGGGCAGCGCGGATGGCCAAACCCCTCTCCGCACCATAGTGGACCACCAGCCCATGCCAGACGGGATCGCTCTCTGCCCATCAGAAGGTAAGATTATCTGGGGCAACATGGGTGTGCCTAACAAAAACGACGGCAGCATCATGTCGTGCAACTTGGACGGTAGCGACATCAAGGTCATCATCCCCTCCGGCACGGTACACACGCCCAAGCAGATTGCTGTTGACGATGACTGCTCCAAGATGTACTTTTCCGACCGCGAAGGCATGCGCGTCTTCCGATGTAACATTGATGGCTCTGGACTGGAAGTCCTCATCCGCAACGGGGACTGGGCGACTGGCTTTGACGACCAGACGAAGTGGTGCGTGGGCCTCGGGCTTGCCCCATTGGAAGGGAAGTTTTACTGGACGCAAAAGGGTCCGTCCAAGGGATCCAAAGGGCGCATTTTCAGGGCGAACATACATACACCTCCTGGGCATGATGCTTCTACGAGGACCGACATCGAATGTCTGTTCCAGGGCCTGCCGGAGCCTATCGATATCGAGATCGATGAGGAAGGCAAGTTCATGTACTGGACTGACAGAGGGGAGCTTCCTCGTGGCAACAGCTTGAACAGGGCTGAAAGGGGCCCTGATGGCCAGTATACCGACCACAAGATCCTAGCCAGAAACCTGCACGAGGCTATCGGCATCACTCTTGACAGGAAGAATCGACACATATACGCTACAGACTT GGGTGGAGCGGTGTACCGCTTCAACATGGATGGAACTGGGCGCAGGAAGTTttatgaggatgagggatCTTTTGCGGGGATTGCATTGTGTGACAAATAA
- the PEX2 gene encoding peroxisome assembly protein (Peroxin-2) (COG:O; EggNog:ENOG503NXSS): MSDSKPPKDSSSPSAAVLDVAAAAASSTPTPAPVAITPPSNPQSAHSFAQAQQRLIARRQARDAQEAARVAAQQSESQLRARIAASQSPLLRRLGASTLSLWDTISSREGTRPAFRVGQVDAELLDEELVELMKGQVGEAVRYYGGGGGGGDNNIKHEWDAEISLALRAVIFKLTIWDHDATYGAALQNLKYTDARHTGSVLVPPSKWQKGLYGLMTVGGRYMWSKWENWLREQDGGYDEPSPTVQRLSSMTDRLSTLHAAASFASFLVFLLQGRYRTLLDRVLRMRLAPPTSQVSREVSFEYLNRQLVWHAFTEFLLFVLPLVGINRWRRWLARTWRKTKKIMSTTGGEGAEEKKGEFAFLPERTCAICYQDQNQATNENELMAAATSKTGVVGSAQTDVTNPYETIPCGCVYCFVCLATRIEREEGEGWNCLRCGELVKECKPWSGDVLEPESKSPAQKTVVFADDVKDASDDEQENSQVLVQQEDDDEYPEEEGEEGGEEDEEASRSLEDLRTESASEESSEQEADSEGDESEDYEAEEEELGADLDED, from the coding sequence ATGAGCGATTCCAAGCCCCCcaaagacagcagcagccccagCGCAGCGGTCCTGGatgtcgctgctgctgctgcatcatcaacaccaacaccagcaccagtaGCAATAACacccccttccaacccccaatcAGCCCACTCCTTCGCCCAAGCCCAGCAACGCCTCATTGCCCGCCGACAAGCCCGCGATGCTCAAGAAGCAGCCCGAGTAGCAGCCCAACAATCCGAATCCCAACTCCGCGCACGCATCGCCGCCTCCCaatcccctctcctccgacGGCTCGGCGCGTCGACACTTTCACTGTGGGATACCATCTCCAGCCGGGAGGGCACTCGCCCAGCCTTTCGCGTCGGCCAAGTAGACGCCGAACTCCTCGATGAGGAACTGGTCGAGCTGATGAAGGGACAAGTAGGGGAGGCGGTTCGGTACtacggtggtgggggaggaggaggagacaaCAATATCAAACATGAGTGGGACGCCGAGATATCGCTTGCCCTGAGGGCCGTGATATTCAAGCTTACCATTTGGGATCATGACGCGACGTATGGTGCTGCGCTGCAGAATTTGAAATACACAGACGCCAGACACACGGGGAGTGTCTTGGTGCCGCCGAGCAAGTGGCAGAAGGGGTTGTATGGGTTGATGacggtgggagggaggtaCATGTGGTCAAAGTGGGAGAACTGGCTTAGGGAGCAGGATGGAGGTTATGATGAGCCGAGCCCGACGGTGCAGCGGCTCTCGAGCATGACGGACAGACTGTCGACGCTTCACGCCGCCGCTTCGTTTGCGTCgttcttggtcttcttgttACAAGGCCGCTACAGGACGCTTTTGGACCGGGTACTGCGCATGAGGCTCGCTCCACCTACCAGCCAGGTTAGCCGCGAGGTGTCGTTTGAGTACCTCAACCGCCAGCTGGTGTGGCATGCCTTCACCGAGTTTTTGCTGTTCGTGCTGCCGCTGGTGGGAATCAACCGGTGGAGGCGCTGGCTGGCACGGACGTGGCGGAAAACCAAGAAGATTATGAGCACAACAGGTGGTGAAggcgccgaggagaagaagggtgAATTTGCCTTCTTGCCAGAACGGACATGCGCCATCTGCTACCAGGATCAGAACCAGGCAACAAACGAGAACGAGCTCATGGCTGCGGCTACTTCCAAGACTGGTGTGGTCGGATCGGCGCAGACTGATGTCACAAACCCTTACGAAACCATCCCATGTGGATGCGTCTACTGCTTTGTCTGCTTGGCGACAAGAATCGaaagggaggaaggggaaggttGGAACTGCTTGCGGTGCGGCGAGCTCGTCAAGGAGTGCAAGCCATGGAGTGGAGATGTGTTGGAGCCCGAGTCAAAATCACCAGCTCAGAAGACGGTTGTGTTTGCAGATGATGTCAAGGATGCCTCCGACGATGAACAGGAGAACTCGCAGGTCTTGGTACAGcaagaggatgacgatgaatacccagaagaggaaggtgaagaggggggggaggaggatgaagaggcaAGTAGAAGTCTGGAAGACCTTCGGACAGAGTCAGCTAGCGAAGAATCCTCAGAACAGGAGGCTGACTCTGAGGGTGACGAATCGGAAGACTatgaggcggaggaggaggagttgggagCGGATCTTGATGAGGACTAG
- a CDS encoding hypothetical protein (COG:S; EggNog:ENOG503NYJ7): protein MGISSSKPPPPPPGGGISGTNWHNSNHYHYNNYQSNSNTPYDDNNNNQRLLRPKRPRVKSRSSLPISQTPVAQPTMPSFFSFEQGSERTQNVRFFNGESSPLLGRFRAVPRPNTTFGGPHRTNTGGSISSIGSGPTGGRARHYHPPRGGAQAGIINEPGWRGSVHVGYGAIVAAEAEAEEEAGDGDDEAESDSDDSQGPGWKRMGKGTRRLRRVMRRMRDTWVDPKAGVVRRLVDVWWSRWAVLVVLPASLAVAWCAIPFPQYPLPWDDDDDNSGVPGQAPSGKVPGHGAARVQVNFWFFLFVYYSFYNLTALIWITKVFNIYSLNWWPQSLGFPVTVSAIAILSLAAPLPLYLVPEARWLTAHNTVWISWTFCIMAMPVAIAFFILLTNERHLGLRHSLSETQRIFTSSWWTGEREDTISRRERRQRAALDPSAFDPNADPSQIGYNDARYQPRARRIRRRWLPASFVRFVWFCLALLIGLLAYVIGEAYAEIYLRTLPHNNLETIVYVYGWISTVHLLDGLTGWILGGQEGERVGSYPLSWIFKLYFMLTYQTYVRALYARLRDPKQFMYLQILSSTSLIVVTPILMSRSVHWVFSILGLNGQSYGSYQKICIRNVFIRFMAENASMLAFLGSVVVLHFGANKDVYPYFSFDGADETEQYTFNLTFKASSITWACELAASFVVAGLIRLIYGVSVVVEGKLDFAVWPELLPTAVAVTLHVLQNMLFSIVRLQFR from the exons ATGGGAATATCCTCCAgcaaacccccaccaccacccccaggcGGAGGTATAAGCGGGACAAACTggcacaacagcaaccactACCACTACAACAACTACCAAAGTAATAGTAATACCCCctacgacgacaacaacaacaaccagcgATTGCTCAGGCCAAAACGACCCCGAGTAAAATCCCGGTCTTCCCTCCCAATCTCCCAAACACCAGTGGCCCAGCCCACTatgccctccttcttctccttcgaGCAAGGATCCGAACGCACCCAAAACGTCCGCTTCTTCAACGGCGAATCCTCCCCTCTCCTCGGCCGGTTCCGTGCCGTTCCTCGACCAAACACCACCTTTGGCGGCCCTCATAGGACGAACACGGGCGGTAGCATCAGTAGTATTGGTAGCGGTCCGACAGGCGGGAGGGCGAGGCACTACCACCCGCCACGAGGAGGAGCGCAGGCTGGGATAATAAATGAGCccgggtggaggggcagtGTTCATGTGGGCTATGGGGCTATCGTAGCTGCtgaggccgaggcggaggaggaggccggggacggggatgatgaggcgGAGAGTGACTCGGATGATTCCCAGGGCccggggtggaagaggatggggaaggggaccaggaggttgaggagggtgatgagacGGATGAGGGATACGTGGGTTGATCCCAAGGCGGGAGTGGTGAGGAGGCTGGTGGACGTTTGGTGGAGCAGATGGGctgtgctggtggtgctaCCTGCTAGTTTGGCTGTGGCATGGTGCGCGATACCATTCCCGCAGTACCCCCTCCCgtgggacgacgacgacgacaactcTGGAGTACCTGGGCAGGCCCCTAGCGGGAAGGTGCCCGGTCACGGAGCAGCAAGGGTGCAGGTCAACTTTTGGTTCTTTTTGTTTGTCTACTACAGCTTCTACAACCTGACGGCCTTGATTTGGATCACCAAGGTTTTCAACATTTACAGCCTCAACTGGTGGCCGCAGTCTCTCGGCTTTCCTGTCACTGTCTCCGCTATCGCCATCCTGTCGCTTGCGGCGCCGCTACCGCTCTACCTGGTTCCTGAGGCGAGATGGCTGACGGCGCACAACACGGTGTGGATCTCGTGGACATTCTGCATCATGGCCATGCCCGTCGCCATCGCCTTTTTCATTCTCTTGACCAACGAGCGCCATCTTGGCCTCCGCCATTCTTTGTCAGAGACTCAACGCATCTTCACCTCATCCTGGTGGACGGGCGAGCGTGAAGACACCATTTCCAGGAGAGAAAGACGTCAGCGCGCTGCCCTGGACCCAAGCGCATTCGATCCTAACGCTGATCCTTCGCAAATCGGGTACAACGACGCTCGATACCAGCCCCGAGCGCGCAGGATAAGACGGCGGTGGTTACCGGCCAGCTTTGTCAGATTTGTCTGGTTCTGTCTCGCGTTGTTGATCGGCTTGCTGGCCTATGTTATTGGAGAGGCCTATGCCGAGATTTACCTCCGGACGCTGCCGCATAACAACTTGGAGACGATTGTGTATGTGTATGGCTGGATCTCGACCGTTCACCTGCTCGACGGGTTGACGGGGTGGATTTTGGGCgggcaggagggggagagggtggggagtTATCCCCTGAGTTGGATTTTCAAGCT ATACTTTATGCTCACGTACCAAACCTACGTCCGCGCCCTATACGCCCGCCTCCGCGATCCCAAACAGTTCATGTACCTCCAGATCCTGTCATCAACCAGCCTCATCGTCGTGACCCCCATCCTGATGTCCCGCTCAGTCCACTGGGTGTTCTCCATCCTCGGACTAAACGGGCAGTCGTATGGCTCCTACCAAAAGATTTGCATACGCAACGTCTTCATTCGCTTCATGGCCGAGAACGCGTCCATGCTCGCCTTTTTGGGGAGCGTGGTGGTGTTGCACTTTGGGGCGAACAAGGATGTGTACCCGTACTTTTCGTTTGACGGCGCGGACGAGACGGAGCAGTACACGTTTAACCTGACGTTCAAGGCGTCGAGCATCACTTGGGCGTGCGAGCTGGCGGCGAGCTTTGTCGTGGCGGGGCTGATCAGGTTGATTTATGGGGTtagtgtggtggtggaggggaagctggACTTTGCGGTTTGGCCGGAGTTGTTGCcgacggcggtggcggtgacgCTGCATGTGCTGCAGAATATGTTGTTTTCGATCGTGAGGTTGCAGTTTAGATGA
- a CDS encoding hypothetical protein (EggNog:ENOG503P7FR; COG:S) — protein MSISPTTGMSMLSLEGTPTMAQARFPTQSPRTSPSMSGSERHDDTNEWEEDEEEDDDDSDRGVISSPSGFRYDISQLPHKTQQMVRGLYHQVSTPGPPQISLELCGIKEEDDAEGGFFYAFQMQETVPCSIRIGSKNSKTYSTPRCECPDARYRSQKPCKHLIWLFDKISKQALFDHDLEASLTLTEYGYPEQLQDPFDQISRIRLDILADDLHCDIFDPDNDTSDPSRSRIQEAREMVAALAGVQPQELDTYRPDLGTSHYTSPIRRGDLEATLFSLLLSSHSLSEWVRTELESSGPAVEPFRAMERRVSRILSELETYSSSLQNTPATSVRSQKEKTVEGPRDVHWAATQVQHCVRKIELLVSRGSDPLSEPARASAARSLVSILKAVVSRNVDSHGGDTPDDRNLFMRLVGNHDTGFVYSALELLVDQSQFIEELEGIMELLGRHGAPTTYVANMRGLISRMRSHKTVRHAANAGESSRRRSQTPPMDEPQVPPPPPLFVPTPTEEEGPKRTTPVGGSNSPQFLTPELPSSSRPGRGGAARGRGSTRGATAGSKRTASLGSAQDSPRGSKKKRVRGT, from the coding sequence ATGTCCATCTCCCCCACTACGGGCATGAGCATGCTTTCTCTCGAAGGTACACCAACAATGGCACAGGCCAGATTTCCGACTCAATCACCGAGGACTAGCCCCTCCATGTCCGGATCCGAACGACATGACGACACAAatgagtgggaggaggacgaggaggaagatgatgatgacagcGACCGAGGCGTGATATCATCACCGAGTGGTTTTAGATATGATATCTCACAACTACCGCACAAAACCCAGCAGATGGTTCGAGGACTATACCATCAGGTCTCGACACCGGGACCACCACAGATATCTCTAGAGTTGTGCGGCATaaaagaggaagatgacgcCGAGGGTGGCTTCTTCTACGCATTCCAGATGCAGGAAACGGTACCATGCTCTATTCGAATTGGCTCAAAAAACAGCAAGACGTACTCAACACCTCGCTGCGAGTGCCCCGACGCCAGATACCGGAGCCAAAAACCCTGCAAACACCTTATCTGGTTGTTTGACAAGATATCGAAACAAGCCCTCTTTGACCACGACCTTGAAGCCAGCCTTACTCTCACCGAGTATGGGTATCCTGAGCAACTTCAAGATCCTTTCGACCAGATCTCTCGCATCCGCCTCGACATTCTTGCCGACGACCTTCACTGTGATATCTTTGACCCAGACAACGACACCTCAGATCCATCGCGCTCACGAATACAAGAGGCTCGCGAGATGGTTGCGGCACTAGCTGGTGTGCAACCCCAAGAGCTTGACACCTACAGACCAGATCTTGGAACTTCACACTACACGTCACCAATACGTCGTGGCGACCTCGAGGCCAcccttttttctctccttttGTCCTCGCATTCGCTTTCTGAGTGGGTTCGGACAGAGCTGGAGTCATCGGGTCCAGCCGTTGAGCCTTTCCGGGCCATGGAACGGCGGGTATCCCGAATTCTTTCCGAGCTCGAGAcctactcctcctctctccaAAATACACCCGCCACCTCGGTTCGTTCtcagaaagaaaagactgTCGAAGGTCCACGCGATGTCCACTGGGCAGCTACGCAGGTCCAACACTGTGTCCGCAAAATCGAGCTGCTCGTCTCTCGCGGATCGGATCCATTGTCTGAACCAGCCCGAGCCTCGGCAGCCCGCTCGCTCGTGAGCATCCTAAAGGCAGTCGTCAGCCGAAACGTCGACTCGCACGGCGGCGACACACCGGACGATCGAAATCTTTTTATGCGTCTGGTTGGAAACCACGACACGGGCTTTGTCTACAGCgcccttgagcttctcgtcGACCAGAGTCAGTTCattgaggagctggagggtaTCATGGAGTTGCTCGGCCGTCATGGGGCTCCGACGACATATGTCGCCAACATGCGGGGCTTGATATCCCGGATGAGGAGCCACAAGACTGTTCGTCATGCTGCCAATGCGGGGGAGAGTTCAAGGCGGAGGAGCCAGACGCCTCCTATGGACGAGCCTCAggttccaccaccaccaccgctgttTGTTCCAACGCCtacggaggaggaagggccAAAGCGTACGACACCAGTTGGGGGCTCAAACAGTCCGCAGTTTCTCACACCCGAGCTCCCTAGCTCTTCCCGGCCTGGTAGAGGGGGTGCCGCtcgtgggagagggagcacTCGAGGTGCGACTGCAGGCTCGAAACGGACGGCCTCGTTGGGAAGTGCCCAGGACAGTCCGCGGGggtcaaagaagaagagggttaGAGGTACCTAG
- the CDC14 gene encoding cell division control protein 14 (BUSCO:EOG09262E7I; COG:V; EggNog:ENOG503NU1E): protein MAPSTRYASNMGQIIEYIPDRLYLAAYTEAPDANTLFPYPDQAPRSPRKRSQRNVEPTPAQDYKQPYYFTVDDTLLYNAFHHDFGPLHIGHLYRFALQFHEILGAKENKDRPIVFWSRADPRSRANASCLLACYMVLIQSWPPHLALAPVAQVDPPLMPFRDAGYSQADYGITVQDVVYGVWKAKEEGCCVLENFDLDEYEKFERVENGDFNWISPSFLAFASPQTAEVAKTPEGTEGWELLPKNLAQIESDAFINQPLRNVLTHFTERNIGLVVRLNSVLYNASYFEALGIQHIDMIFEDGTCPPLSTVRKFIRLAHEMITVRKKGIAVHCKAGLGRTGCLIGAYLIYRYGFTANEVIAYMRFMRPGMVVGPQQHWLHLNQGVFREWWLEERIERKLRKEMAANAAKGVPQTPNRAVQKAARGASKNGVATPPNRAGRTPLGEMDSVDNARDNKEDYLPAPTPGQPRKTARGGYGRNTATVVATVEEERAVEETQTEIISMHRTSQGNESDEELYLRMRSHRKASASMSPDRRTSERAVSQQTTTTTTVYQVVDNDASNDIENIGTGAARTKSYEQAQRASSASGVLTKVRGGSSSPKRQGAVAPTGVRKTSGRVGSASHVSPVATQRKISAGLQ from the exons ATGGCACCTTCCACCCGCTACGCCAGCAATATGGGGCAAATTATCGAGTACATTCCTG ACCGCTTATATCTTGCCGCTTACACCGAGGCGCCCGATGCCAACACGTTGTTTCCCTACCCCGACCAAGCTCCTCGGTCGCCTAGGAAGCGATCGCAGCGCAATGTCGAGCCCACTCCCGCCCAAGACTACAAGCAGCCCTACTATTTCACAGTAGATGATACTCTTCTCTACAACGCCTTCCACCACGACTTTGGCCCGCTTCACATTGGACATCTCTACCGCTTTGCGCTGCAGTTCCACGAGATCCTCGGAGCGAAGGAGAACAAGGACAGGCCCATTGTTTTCTGGAGCAGAGCTGATCCTCGCA GCCGTGCCAATGCTTCTTGCCTTCTCGCTTGCTACATGGTTTTGATTCAGTCATGGCCACCACATTTGGCCCTCGCGCCTGTTGCGCAAGTCGACCCCCCCCTCATGCCTTTCAGAGATGCCGGCTATAGTCAGGCCGACTATGGCATCACTGTCCAGGATGTCGTTTATGGTGTgtggaaggccaaggaggagggctgCTGCGTTCTTGAGAACTTTGATCTCGACGAATACGAAAAGTTTGAGCGGGTTGAGAACGGCGATTTCAACTGGATCTCGCCCAGCTTCCTTGCTTTTGCTTCCCCACAGACCGCCGAGGTGGCCAAGACGCCAGAAGGCACGGAAGGTTGGGAGCTGCTTCCAAAGAACCTTGCCCAGATCGAGTCGGACGCCTTTATCAACCAGCCCCTTCGCAATGTCTTGACACACTTTACCGAGAGGAATATTGGACTCGTGGTTCGCCTCAACTCGGTTCTCTACAATGCCTCGTACTTTGAGGCTCTTGGCATCCAGCACATCGACATGATCTTCGAGGACGGCACCTGCCCACCTCTTTCCACTGTGCGCAAATTCATTCGCTTGGCTCACGAGATGATCACGGTCAGGAAGAAGGGCATTGCTGTTCACTGCAAGGCTGGTCTCGGTCGCACTGGCTGCTTGATTGGTGCCTACCTCATTTACAGATATGGCTTCACCGCCAACGAGGTCATCGCCTACATGCGCTTCATGCGTCCGGGCATGGTCGTTGGCCCCCAGCAGCACTGGCTTCACCTGAACCAGGGTGTCTTCCGGGAATGGTGGCTCGAGGAGCGCATCGAGAGGAAGCTCCGCAAGGAGATGGCTGCCAACGCGGCCAAGGGTGTACCCCAGACTCCCAACCGTGCGGTCCAAAAGGCTGCTCGTGGTGCGAGCAAGAATGGCGTcgccacccctcccaaccgCGCAGGGCGCACACCACTCGGCGAGATGGATTCGGTTGACAATGCTCGGGACAACAAGGAAGACTATCTTCCTGCGCCGACACCAGGTCAACCGAGAAAGACTGCTCGTGGTGGGTATGGCCGCAACACCGCCACTGTTGTCGCTactgtcgaggaggagcgcgcCGTCGAGGAGACCCAAACCGAGATCATCTCGATGCACCGGACGTCGCAGGGCAACGAGTCGGACGAGGAGTTGTATTTGCGAATGCGCTCTCATCGCAAGGCTTCAGCGTCAATGTCTCCGGACCGCCGCACCAGCGAGCGTGCCGTCagccaacaaacaacaaccaccacaaccgtcTATCAAGTCGTCGACAACGATGCGTCCAACGATATCGAGAACATCGGCACCGGAGCAGCCAGAACCAAGTCTTACGAGCAAGCCCAGCGAGCTAGTTCCGCGTCTGGGGTTCTGACCAAGGTTCGcggaggcagcagcagtcccAAGAGGCAAGGCGCCGTGGCTCCCACGGGCGTTCGCAAGACGAGCGGGCGGGTAGGGAGCGCGAGCCATGTGTCTCCGGTCGCGACACAGAGGAAGATCAGTGCCGGGCTCCAATAG
- a CDS encoding hypothetical protein (COG:S; EggNog:ENOG503P54G), producing MSNELTYPCSLSLDVPFPDARLANVALQALRVDKELSALVQKELSAVDSTLKVRYKATTNRMLRVAVNSFFDSLALVLEVMEQLDVDVIEARKAEEETG from the exons ATGTCAAACGAATTAACTTATCCCTGTTCTCT AAGCCTCGATGTCCCCTTTCCCGATGCAAGACTTGCCAATGTTGCGCTCCAGGCTCTCCGAGTAGACAAGGAACTGTCTGCGCTCGTTCAAAAGGAGTTATCGGCCGTTGACTCGACGCTCAAAGTTCGGTACAAGGCGACAACAAACAGGATGCTGCGCGTGGCTGTCAACTCGTTCTTTGACAGCTTGGCTCTTGtgttggaggtgatggaACAGTTGGATGTGGATGTAATAGAGGCTAGAAAGGCGGAAGAAGAGACTGGTTGA